A genomic region of Thermodesulfobacteriota bacterium contains the following coding sequences:
- the rplD gene encoding 50S ribosomal protein L4, whose translation MEKSKVGTIDLDSSIFEAPVREHLLHTVVSWQLTKRRAGTSSTKERGEVSGGGKKPWKQKHLGRARQGSIRAPQWRKGAIIFGPKPKDWSYTLNKKSKRQALISSLSLKYSEGRMLALNEISLPSIKTKQVDEFIKRFGLKSALIIIGGDNENLLKSSRNMPNVKVLKIDGINVYDILRYDTLVMTEESLARAQEVLAN comes from the coding sequence ATGGAAAAGAGTAAAGTCGGGACGATAGATCTCGATTCCTCGATATTCGAAGCGCCTGTCAGGGAGCATCTGCTCCATACGGTAGTAAGCTGGCAGCTTACGAAAAGGCGCGCGGGCACCTCTTCCACCAAAGAGAGAGGCGAGGTCAGCGGCGGCGGAAAGAAGCCCTGGAAGCAGAAGCATCTCGGGCGCGCCCGTCAGGGCAGCATACGTGCCCCTCAGTGGAGAAAGGGCGCGATTATATTCGGTCCAAAGCCCAAGGACTGGTCATATACATTAAACAAGAAAAGCAAGCGGCAGGCTCTCATAAGCTCGCTTTCGCTGAAATACAGCGAAGGCAGGATGCTTGCATTGAACGAAATCAGCCTGCCTTCGATCAAGACCAAGCAGGTCGATGAATTCATCAAAAGGTTCGGCTTGAAATCCGCACTCATAATCATAGGCGGCGACAACGAAAACCTGCTCAAGTCCTCAAGAAACATGCCGAACGTCAAGGTGCTTAAAATAGACGGCATCAACGTGTACGACATACTCAGATACGACACGCTTGTGATGACCGAGGAATCGCTCGCCCGCGCACAGGAGGTCCTCGCGAATTGA
- the rplC gene encoding 50S ribosomal protein L3, which translates to MIEGILGKKLGMTEFFLENGTAVVATVIEAGPCFVVQKKTAEKDGYEALQIGFEEAKPQRVTKPMLGHFKKAGVSPLKHIVEFSATAGDYKPGDEIKADIFKEGETVDVVGTSKGKGFAGVMKRHNFAGQPASHGGMAHRRPGGIGSNTYPARVWKGLRMPGHMGSERVTMQGVQIFKVDTDKNIIIIKGSVPGPRGGLVIIKRTSKGSRDSAAA; encoded by the coding sequence ATGATTGAAGGAATATTAGGTAAAAAACTGGGAATGACAGAATTCTTTCTCGAGAACGGTACGGCCGTAGTCGCCACCGTTATCGAGGCGGGTCCGTGCTTCGTGGTTCAAAAGAAAACCGCGGAAAAGGACGGCTATGAAGCCCTTCAAATAGGATTCGAAGAGGCCAAGCCCCAGAGAGTGACGAAGCCGATGCTCGGGCATTTTAAGAAGGCCGGGGTTTCGCCCCTTAAGCATATAGTGGAATTCAGCGCGACCGCCGGCGATTACAAGCCCGGAGACGAAATCAAGGCCGATATCTTCAAGGAAGGAGAGACGGTCGATGTCGTGGGTACGAGCAAGGGAAAGGGGTTTGCGGGCGTCATGAAGAGGCACAACTTCGCGGGGCAGCCCGCGTCACACGGCGGCATGGCCCACAGGAGGCCCGGAGGCATAGGCTCGAACACATACCCTGCGAGGGTGTGGAAGGGGCTCAGGATGCCTGGGCACATGGGCAGTGAAAGGGTGACCATGCAGGGCGTGCAGATTTTCAAGGTGGATACCGATAAAAATATAATAATCATAAAAGGATCTGTCCCCGGCCCGAGGGGCGGTCTCGTGATCATAAAGAGAACTTCTAAAGGGAGCAGAGACAGTGCCGCAGCTTGA
- the rpsJ gene encoding 30S ribosomal protein S10: MNRAAKIRIKLKSFDHRLLDRSSVEIVDTAKRTGAKVAGPVPLPTHISRYCVLRSPHVDKNSREHFEVRTHKRLVDILEPTQQTIDALMKLDLASGVEVEIKLTGS, from the coding sequence ATGAATCGTGCTGCTAAGATACGTATAAAACTGAAATCGTTCGATCACAGGCTTCTTGACAGGTCTTCTGTGGAGATCGTGGATACGGCAAAAAGGACAGGAGCCAAGGTCGCGGGGCCCGTGCCTCTTCCGACTCACATCAGCCGCTACTGCGTGCTGAGGTCTCCGCACGTGGACAAGAATTCGAGGGAGCATTTCGAGGTCAGAACTCACAAGAGGCTCGTCGATATACTCGAGCCCACGCAACAGACGATCGATGCGCTCATGAAGCTCGACCTGGCTTCGGGCGTCGAGGTCGAGATAAAACTAACGGGATCATAA
- the tuf gene encoding elongation factor Tu (EF-Tu; promotes GTP-dependent binding of aminoacyl-tRNA to the A-site of ribosomes during protein biosynthesis; when the tRNA anticodon matches the mRNA codon, GTP hydrolysis results; the inactive EF-Tu-GDP leaves the ribosome and release of GDP is promoted by elongation factor Ts; many prokaryotes have two copies of the gene encoding EF-Tu): PGDNINMDVELIAPVALEDQLRFAIREGGRTVGAGVVTKIVE, translated from the coding sequence CCTGGGGACAATATTAATATGGACGTAGAGCTGATAGCGCCTGTGGCGTTAGAGGATCAGTTGAGGTTCGCGATAAGGGAAGGGGGAAGGACAGTAGGCGCTGGCGTTGTTACTAAAATCGTGGAGTGA